The genome window GCGTCTCGCCCCGGAAGACGTCTTGCTTGAAGACCATGCGAAACTCGCTCGAGAGGGCAGCGACCGACCGCACCTCGAGCGAATCGCCGAACACGGCGCCCTGCTTGAACGTGAGCTCGCAGCGGTAAACGACGAACCCGAGGCCGGCTTCGTAGAGCTTCACGAGCTCCGGCACCCCGAGCAGGTGCTCGCGGGCGCGCTCGAAGTACTTCAAGTAGTTGGCGTGGTAGACGACGCCCGAGTGGTCCGTGTCTTCGTAATAGATCTGCACGGGAAAAACGGCGGTGGGCACGGGCGCAATCTACTCCATTCGCGCCTCTTCGCGCCTCGAACCGAGCCCCGCAGTGTACTCCGCAGGCACGAAGCGCGAGGTACGAGCGTTGCAGCAAGAGGA of Myxococcales bacterium contains these proteins:
- a CDS encoding YbgC/FadM family acyl-CoA thioesterase, with amino-acid sequence MPTAVFPVQIYYEDTDHSGVVYHANYLKYFERAREHLLGVPELVKLYEAGLGFVVYRCELTFKQGAVFGDSLEVRSVAALSSEFRMVFKQDVFRGETLLVRGVVEMVCLDGNKEIVPVPQEVLACV